From a single Candidatus Zixiibacteriota bacterium genomic region:
- a CDS encoding protein kinase: MAHESSFKPGMMIGSYEIVRLAGSGGMGEVYLANDTRLHRKVALKVLAIDHQRPVDVRMRLQQEAQALASVSHPNIGSIYDLVEIDNRLVMVMEWIEGKLLSSIVGSVSQDQLQSIAVDVAAALSAAHHAGICHGDIKPSNIIRGDDGRTRVFDFGIARTFADSLSYADYSGTISYMAPELISGNAPSPQSDQFSLGVLLYELATGTKPFSGDYEAVVQYQILNLTPAPITTLRSDLPQFLIDTINQLLEKNPDQRFGDTSEICAALGQQTAEPASGLLWRRSVRVALSAIIAVIILSAGTAIVRYGGHEETDDSERRTIAVLPFENTGGPSQGYFADGMTDAIIAGLAQDTAVSVISRQSVMNYRGSSKTIQEIGRELAVAFILTGGIQRSANTNGDNLRISANLADVRTGRMRWAKVYDRNLNGLFAVQNELAVDVKKALHLSDTTGRNLPPPTFSLSAYDFFLRGNDYFNRGWSHEDIRFAIGMYENAVAEDSSFAMAYAMLARCHASMFWEYFDRTDSRCLRARQAADRAMTLKSDLPEAYLALGYYYYHCELDYIRALEQFYIALRLDPNNCELLNAIAAVERRQGNLPMALEHFKQSQKIDPRSHLKAFEVGLTYGLMRQYSDAHIYLDRAITLCPDWSLAYIYKAWLSILEDGDIEAARGTLAKAPPEANLQRSHYYWWLQRIVQPNVSPEMTHIPVMDDTAAYYLFLSQINRLRSNSYMRRAYADSARNWIAPRLATAPNAARYNSYLGLAYAELGEKEKGVQFGQKALELLPTSRDSFDALFLLLNMAEILVIVGEQEQAIGQIQYMLSLPGFVSKPYFKVDPLWRSLEAQPEYRKLIYGSSS; encoded by the coding sequence ATGGCACATGAATCATCATTTAAACCGGGCATGATGATTGGCTCTTATGAGATTGTACGGCTTGCTGGTTCGGGCGGGATGGGGGAAGTTTATCTTGCGAACGATACAAGACTTCATAGGAAGGTTGCGCTCAAGGTTCTGGCCATTGACCATCAGCGGCCAGTTGATGTCCGTATGCGGCTTCAGCAAGAAGCGCAAGCATTAGCGTCTGTGAGCCATCCAAACATTGGCTCTATTTATGATCTCGTTGAGATTGACAATCGGCTCGTGATGGTCATGGAGTGGATAGAAGGTAAACTCCTTTCCAGTATAGTAGGGAGTGTCTCACAAGATCAGCTGCAATCAATAGCTGTGGATGTTGCTGCCGCTCTTTCTGCGGCTCACCACGCAGGCATTTGTCACGGGGACATTAAGCCGTCCAACATTATTCGCGGTGACGATGGCCGGACTCGGGTATTTGATTTCGGAATAGCGCGGACGTTTGCCGATTCCCTGAGTTACGCTGACTATTCCGGCACAATATCCTATATGGCCCCTGAGCTGATTTCAGGAAATGCTCCGTCACCACAGTCTGACCAGTTCTCGCTGGGTGTGCTTTTGTACGAACTAGCAACCGGAACAAAGCCGTTCTCTGGTGACTACGAAGCGGTCGTTCAATACCAAATCCTGAATCTGACCCCCGCACCGATAACTACGCTCCGTTCTGATCTGCCTCAGTTTTTGATTGACACGATTAATCAATTGCTCGAAAAGAATCCGGATCAACGATTTGGTGATACGTCAGAGATTTGTGCAGCGCTCGGACAACAGACTGCGGAGCCCGCATCAGGCCTCTTGTGGCGGCGTTCAGTCCGGGTCGCTTTGTCAGCAATTATCGCGGTGATTATTTTAAGCGCAGGTACGGCCATAGTCCGGTACGGCGGGCATGAGGAAACAGATGATTCAGAACGAAGGACAATCGCCGTGCTCCCCTTCGAAAACACCGGAGGACCGTCGCAAGGATATTTCGCTGATGGCATGACTGATGCGATAATCGCAGGACTCGCCCAAGACACGGCCGTCAGCGTTATCTCACGGCAGAGCGTTATGAACTACAGAGGGAGCAGTAAGACTATTCAAGAGATCGGCCGCGAACTGGCGGTCGCCTTCATCCTGACCGGCGGCATTCAGAGAAGCGCCAATACGAACGGTGATAATCTCCGCATAAGCGCGAATCTTGCCGACGTTCGCACTGGTCGAATGAGATGGGCCAAAGTGTACGACAGAAATCTGAATGGACTATTTGCCGTTCAGAATGAACTCGCAGTTGATGTGAAAAAGGCCCTGCATCTGAGCGACACTACTGGCAGGAATCTACCACCGCCCACTTTTAGTCTGAGCGCATACGATTTCTTCTTAAGAGGCAACGACTACTTTAATCGGGGCTGGTCTCACGAGGACATTCGGTTCGCAATCGGAATGTACGAAAATGCGGTTGCCGAAGACTCGAGCTTTGCGATGGCTTATGCTATGCTTGCGCGATGTCACGCCAGTATGTTTTGGGAGTATTTTGATCGTACTGATAGTCGATGCCTCCGAGCGCGGCAAGCGGCAGATCGTGCGATGACGCTTAAAAGTGATCTTCCTGAAGCATACCTCGCACTCGGCTACTACTATTATCATTGCGAGCTTGACTATATACGAGCGCTAGAGCAATTCTATATTGCACTTCGGTTAGATCCTAATAATTGCGAATTGCTGAATGCCATCGCCGCCGTAGAACGGCGTCAGGGAAATCTCCCCATGGCTTTGGAGCATTTTAAACAGTCTCAAAAGATCGATCCACGCTCACATCTTAAAGCATTTGAAGTTGGGCTGACATATGGACTGATGCGGCAATATTCCGATGCGCACATATACCTCGATCGCGCCATAACGCTTTGTCCAGACTGGTCGCTGGCATATATTTATAAGGCATGGTTGTCCATTCTAGAGGACGGCGATATTGAAGCCGCGCGAGGGACACTTGCAAAAGCTCCACCTGAAGCAAATCTGCAAAGAAGTCACTACTATTGGTGGCTTCAGCGAATTGTCCAACCGAATGTATCTCCCGAAATGACCCATATCCCAGTTATGGATGACACCGCAGCGTACTATCTGTTTCTGAGTCAAATAAACCGATTGAGGTCCAATTCCTATATGCGGCGTGCTTATGCTGATTCGGCACGTAACTGGATAGCGCCGCGACTTGCCACCGCGCCGAACGCCGCCCGATATAACAGCTATCTTGGATTGGCTTATGCCGAATTGGGCGAGAAAGAAAAGGGGGTGCAATTCGGACAGAAGGCATTGGAATTATTGCCGACCTCTCGCGATTCATTTGATGCCCTTTTTCTTCTTCTTAATATGGCCGAAATTCTGGTGATTGTAGGAGAGCAGGAACAAGCGATTGGGCAGATTCAATATATGCTCAGCCTGCCGGGGTTTGTCTCGAAGCCATATTTCAAGGTCGATCCGTTATGGAGGTCATTAGAGGCG